AGATTAATTTGGTTCCGGAGTGGATGCCTCCACTGTCAGTCAGCTACATTAGTTTCTTTTTGGTTcagattataaaaaatttcaagaagtaCATTTAGTAGAATTGAACGGAACATTAACGTATTGCTATCCTTATTGCTACCATATGATCTTCGAATCAGCTGAGTGATCTCTGTATGCAAAGGCAAAAAACCTCGAGCCAGCTCTTAGAGCCAACTCCGTAAGGTATAATCGCATAGTGCTTATATAGTTGGTCACAGAGCAGCTGATTGAGTCACGGAGTAAGTTTGAATcccaaaaagtggaaaaaccTCTCCAACTACTAACATTTCATAGTTGCATTCCCCAATCTTCTTACCGTGTGAAACAAGTATTCACAGGATGCGAAACAGAACCCCACAAGTTGAAAGTTGACTAACAAGTACTTGTAGGAGCCGAATTGCCGTTTGATGTGAAACAATGTCAGGTAGACGAGgataaaaccgaaaaacgcGTTCGAGAAAAACCCAAGCTCTCCCATGAAAATGCAGAAACGTGCATGAGGCAGATAAGATGGTCTTCCCCACATCACGAAAAAGAGTAACTGATATAAAAACAGAACCGCGGTGTCTATAGTAGGCGTGTCTTATCAGCTTCCTTGCCAAAACACAACATGATGTaccggaaatttgccaatCGTATGAGATGgttattccaaaaaacaatCGTATAGGCGTAGGCAGAGCAATTgttttcctctattagttatTATCGGATCACCGTCACGTCAGCCACGTGGTAGccaaaaatgatgaaatttgaataccTATGTGCCTTTATCATCGAGATAAACGACGAAAATATGCAGTGAATaatgataattaaaaaaaagttaacttcCAACAGATGCAACGGGGAAAAGCggacaaaatttgagattttagctaaattaagttaatttaattttcaaaattttgaaccactataaaaaattactaagaaatttttgagaagttttgtTACAAAATTCGTATTATTGGGCACATTTTTGATCTATGTGTTCGAAATCGTTTGAACCGTTACTCCTCCTTCAagcctacaattttttttaattgtaaaaaaagtttacaaattGGATAATTTCAGAGTACATTCCATCACTTGAATGGACGGTTGCAAATTGAGACTACTCCttgtttgaaagtttaatgtttttttacttttgcTCACCTGATCGgtcaaaccaaaaaagttcaaaaagtgtattttgtGTGGAAGGGCACGGTCTTAATGATCAGCACTGATAACGTAGAGATAAAAAGTGAACTGAACAATTGATCATAGAACACTCTTCGTCTCAAATCTTATCTCTTCACACACACATATACCAAGATCGCcagtttaaattaaaaagagTATTTCGTAGCCAACCTCCCCTCTCCTTCAACCGATGATATTTGAACTCGCTCTATATCTCCTCTCGTGCAGGGTGTAACTGCCGTTGCAAACCCCTAGATTCaatgccaaaatattttatcacgGTATTTTTTGACAccttttcttttgaaaaattgatgtaatcgatacattttccaaaaatacatttccaACAGTTCTCGACTAATCAGCTTCtaaaatctaacaaaaaagTGACACCCACCCATCTTTTCTTGTCCTCCTCTTTCTTCTTATCTAGCAAGTATAAATTTGTTCAATATAAGTTTCCCAAATCAGACGTCTTATTGCCCAGTCATGGCTACTTTTCCACACTTTGGAACTGATGCAGTCCACGTTGGCCAAGAACCAGAACAATGGGATATTAATCAGGTTTGTGATATCACCTGGGGAGGGtatgacatttttttctgtttattttgatggttttatagaatttcctttctttttccgctacttgaaagaaaatttataaaaacagtTCGGTTTTGCAGCTTGAAATTGaccagttttccaaaaaaagcaaagtcccAATTTGCCTaaaacttttggcaatttccgatttttaggCATATTCGGCACAACGGTAGTTTGTCGACACCAACTTTGCAGTTTTCGCagttaaatatttattgaaaaaaaaaaacaaaatttcaggtaGTTCCACCAATTAGTATGTCCACTACCTACAAGCAGGATAACCCAGGAGAGCCGAAGCGGTACGATTATGCTCGTGGTGGAAACCCAACACGCGAtgttcttcagaaaaatttggcCGCTCTTGAGGGCGCCAAACATTGTCAAGCATTTTCTTCTGGGCTCGCTGCATCTTCAGCCGTCATCAATCTTCTCAATCATGGCGATCATATTGTGTGCTCCGATGATGTTTACGGAGGAACTATCCGTTACATTCGCCAAATTGCTGTTAAAAAGTATGGAATGGAAGTGGATTCGGTTGATTTAACTGATGTTCAGAATCTCGAGAAAGCCATCAAGCCAAACACCAAAATGGTTTGGTTCGAATCTCCATCTAACCCGCTTTTGAAGGTGGTTGATATCGCAGCCGTGGTACAGACTGCAAAAAGAGCTAATCCAGAAATTGTTGTGGTTGTTGACAACACTTTCATGACTCCGTACTTCCAGCGCCCACTTTCTCTCGGCGCAGACATTGCTGTTCATTCAATAACCAAATATATTAATGGACATTCTGATATTATTATGGGAGCCGCTATCACTAATAATGACGAGTTCCAGCAGCATCTACACTTCATGCAACGTGGTATGTTTCaatagttttatttatttaaaaaaaaccggatAAACCGGCATGGGAAAAGcgtctttttaaaataattcttgGATGTGATGCGAATTGAGTAAACTTTAGTAGTTtaggaaaacaatttgaacAGAGAGGATTAGGAATTATTCATctcttaaaattgtttttatcaaattcaaatttaaaaattcacaccGTGCTTCAATTTGGCGATTCAGGAAATTCGCACTGTGGGTTCCGCAGATAACAtgttttcgttatttttttcaaaaatatttttgtttttcaaattttcagaataccgacaaatgaaaaaaatttgtattgcGTAAGCATAGCAgaaatacaaaacaaaaactttttttttttcagaaaaccgaAGATTTTCGTTTctctgtttttaattttttttttcaatgaaaattaccATGTAGTAAAGCATAGACGAAGGTGCGTAAAAAGAgaatcttaaaaaattatttttcagcaatcgGAGGTGTTCCATCTCCATTCGACTGTTTCCTTGTCAATCGTGGACTCAAAACACTTCACGTCAGAATGAAGGCTCACTTTGAAAACGCGCTAGCCATAGCCAAATTCCTTGAAGCTCATGACTGCATCGAATCGGTTCTCTATCCAGCTCTTCCTTCGCATCCACAGCACACGGTTCATGTGAAACAAACCAAGGGAATGTCCGGAATGATATCATTCTATCTGAAAGGAGAACTTTGCCAAAGCCGTGCGTTTCTTTCTGCTCTCAAAGTGTTTACGTTGGCTGAATCTCTCGGAGGATGTGAATCACTGGCAGAGCTCCCATCAATAATGACGCATGCTTCGGTGCCGTCTGCAACTCGTGCTGAACTTGGTATTACTGATAATCTCATTCGTATTTCTGTTGGAATCGAAGATCTGGATGACCTGATTGCTGATCTGGATCaagctttgaaaattgctaTTCCAAACGTATAACTATTTTTCCCTTCGtgttttagttgttttttgagataaaagtAATGATGTTTTTTTGGTCGGCTAGCTGTTACATTAATAAAACCAGAGTGGACCTACAGTACTACAACAGTACCGACGCAAAAAATGCGAAGTAGGTAAAATGTGAGATTTTCATCGATGGTGAAATGAGAACTGGGTTTCGGTccctttcaattttttggaattttttttgtaaaattgaaaaaatcacatacAATCATATGAAAAATGCCATACATAAACTTTGTATTTGTATTACGGTTTTTACAGCCATTACACAATAATTACAGGATATATTGCGGCCGACATCTTGTGGGAGCAGGTTTCTTTTTGaagcctttaaaaaaaaacgtactcGTGGAATAAGTTTTTAGAATAGCTTTTTGCTATCAGTGTTGATAGTTAGGGTCTCAAAtacaaaatgttgtttttgaaacttttggtGTACTTCTTTTTGGTGTACTTCCGTCTACTCCCGTTTTGTCGTTGGGTTTGAAtctgtcgaaaatttttttttcataatttcgattttcacatTATACACAATGAAttgcaaaagtttcaaatttctatttgTAATGGGAAGAGAAAaccgactacagtaatccactTCGGCACCGACATTATCAAATTTGTAATAACATCTTAAAAGTTTCTGGAAAGATAGGGTATtgcttttttatttgttttgttacTGGTGGGATAACAATAAGGGTGCAGCaagatcaatttttgttagCATCATCACaattaatatatttgaaaagtttaggTATATTCCTTCCCCGTTGCATTCGTTTGTTTCTCAATAGAGAACGTTCCAATTGTTTCCCCgcgaattaaaaatttcctaaaaattaatatgtgCCGTTatataattggttttttttcaacttctgcAATTTATTGCGTAATGCACATTTTACGCTGATCTAATTTATCTTATTTGATCggtcaaaatcaaaaaagttcaaaaagtgtattttgtGCGGAAGAGGCGGGCCCTGACAATACTGATAACATAGAGATAAAAGGACTGACCTCTTTCAATTTCATTCTTCATTTCCATTCATCTACatagtttaaaacaaaaatctagatatcttttggatttttatcaatttttgtaacattttttaaatttgcaattgtagcaaatctttaaaaaaatatccttGTGCGTAAACTATGTTAATATTTATAACTCAAGTAAATGCACAGATTGGTCTTCGACTCGATTAATTTCAACTCTGTGTCTTGGCATGTCATCTCAAATTCGCGGCTCCAAACAGGTAAGCAAAAATGATTGGACATAGCTTTATCCTCAAAGCCCTCCCTGGGCTGTTAAATGGGACGAGCGTGTATGTTCTTTGTCTTGCCCCGAAGGACCCGGGCGCGTTCTAGTCATACCAGTCAGAATGCATCTCCAACGTTAAACTATTTATCTTCAGCATGAAGACGTTGACCCCGTCacgatcaaaaaaattgaggaagcATATGTCATGCTTAACGGTCCTGATGGTGCAAAATGCAGCTCGCTTcttaagaaaaatttgacCAAGGATGTCATCGAGAAGCTCAAAACAAAGAGTACAAAGCTCGGAGCCAATCTTTACGACTGCATCAGATCGGGTGTTTACTGTTTGGACGCACTGGTCGGGGTATACGCTCCAGATGCTGAAGCTTATACTTTGTTTGCTCCATTGTTTGATAAGATTATTGAGGATTATCATGGGCTCGGCCCGGATCAGAAGCAACCACCAGTCGATCTTGGAGAGGGAAAGACCAAGGAGTTCCCACCGTTGGATCCCAAGGGAAAATACATCAAATCGACTAGAATTCGCTGTGGACGTTCGTTGAATGGATATCAATTTAATCCCTGTCTCACTGAGGATAACTATCTCGAGATGGAAGAAAAGGTGAAGAaggcattttcagaattttccgaCGAGGAACTCAAGGGGACTTACTATCCGTTGGATGGAATGAGCAAGGATACCCAGAACCAGTTGATTGCTGATCACTTCCTGTTCAAGGAAGGCGACAGGCATCTTCAATACGCAAATGCTTGCAACTTCTGGCCAAAAGGACGCGGTATTTTCCATAACaacaagaaaacttttttgatttgggTGAATGAAGAGGATCATTTGAGAATTATTTCAATGCAAGAAGGATCTGATGTTGGTGCTGTTCTCGAAAGACTTATCAAGGGAGTTCGTGGAATTGAGAAGCAGGTTAGCTATTTTTGATGGTTGCTACAATTACAATTTTGGCAGCTCAGTAGGCggttgttttttatcaaaaactgtcaagagacaaaattttgcatttctttTCTACTGTTTGtgctatttattttttgataccCTTAACGAATAATGCGGTAACTAATAACCTGATATAGTTAACAAATAATgttcaactaaaaaatgttgcatctgaaatttcatgttctaatattttattaacaatactctggaaaaaaagttacagcGGCTGACATCATTTGGACCTGTTTTCGACTAGTGGcaagtttaaattatttcatatatatatatatttttttcctagTGCTTATAAAATCCTTTTGGCCTTCTACGATGATTGGTCCAGAGTAACgttgataaaattttatactactggaaatgtagaaaaacatatttaaattaatttttactaatTGTATCAGTCTGAGTTATACAAAcagctttaaaaaacaaaatgattaTAAAAAAAGTGACATTTCGACTGACTAATATCATCTAATTGACTATTGTTCCCTCAGagttaataaaatttcaattataggcttaattaacaattaattattattaattaaCAGCAAATGTACAAAAATCACATGTTTCTAGGTTCAATTCTCGCGCGATGATCGTCTCGGGTGGCTGACGTTCTGCCCAACTAACCTTGGTTCAACTGTTCGTGCATCTGTTCACATTGCTCTTCCAAAACTCAGCGCTCGTGAAGACTTCAAGCAAATCTGCGATAAGCTTGACCTCCAGCTGCGCGGAATTCACGGTGAACACTCGGAATCTGAGGGAGGAGTTTATGACATTTCTAACagggtaatttttttcaattatcggtttttgaacaatacaaatttttgcattcagGCTCGTCTCGGACTCTCGGAGTACGAAGCTGTCAAGAAAATGTACGATGGAGTGAAGAATCTGATTGAGATGGAGGAGAAAGAAACATAAAGAAAGGAAACCTTAATTAGttgtaaactttttaataaatgctaaaagctgaattttttcttatcatcaatttttcgaaaaaaaattgcatgaTTAATTGTGAtgttaaatataatttaaatgaCAAAACAGATCATTTTCAGCCCAAGCTGATAAAAACTATTGATATATCTTTCATATAAAATTACAGTGAGTTTGCACATTTGTTTACTTTGTTACGTTGATGAACTTGTTcagaagaaattttaattttcttgttttattgagaaaaattataacgACAACTGGAATTGCTCTAGAAGTTTTACATaacattgtaaaaaaaatctgaaaattactaTTCATCAAAAAGTATTGGAAATTAACGAAATTTCTCAAACGTATTAAGCCtctttaacttttaatttgtGCTTTCCAACGTCACCGTTTGTATTAAAAACCGTCCGCATTCATTTTATCGGCCCTGGGCAGAAAACAAAGACCTTCGCAACTCTTTCTGTACTAAGCCTCTTCGTGGCGAAAGGGATCAACAGATAACCACTTCAACAAACTCGATGATTTCGTCACATCGAGAGTGGCTTGGTTTGGAACCAAGTGCAAATTATCTGGCTAAGAAGTACACCATCTCACGCAGGTCAGAGGTAGTGTCAAATACTCTCTGTCCGGGCGGCTCTAGATTAGCTTAGCAGGCCATTATAGAGTATCTAGAGACAACAACTTTGCTCTAAACAGCAACCCACCCTGCCTCAGTCCTCCGCATCCGGCCTCTGCAAAGGGAAAGACAGTTCCTGGAGCACGTCGGAAGAGGCGATCTAATCTCGGAGTCCAAACCATCTGTCAATCGGACTGTGAAATTAAGAAGCCGCGGAACAAAACAAGAAGAACTGACTATCGCGTGTGCACCTTCAACTGCAGGTCCTTGTCTTCGGATGATCGACTTGCTGAGCTGCTAGAAGAGACGAGGCGAATCCAATTCGATGTCATCGGATTGTGTGAAACCAAACGAGCAGCCGAAGCACACTTGATACATCAGGACGGTACCGGTGTCTTCTTAGGCAAACGGAATGAAAGTTCTGTATCTGGAGGGGTCGGCTTCATAGTTCGAAGCCCCCTCCTTCCCAAAATCGTGGAAGTACGATTTCTCAGTCACCGCATCGGCTTACTCACCTTCAAAGTGAGCCGAAAATTCAACAGCACGGTGATTCAAGTCTATGCTCCAACTGCGGACTCAGACCTTGAGGAAATCTGCGACTTCTACGACAGTGTTGAAGACGTCTTCCGAGAATGCCGAAGCACGTATAAACTTGTTATCGGCGACTTCAACGCTCGAATGGGATGCAGACAAAACAACGAAAGGTACATTGGCCCCCATGCCATGGAACCAAGAAATGATACTGGAGAGCTTCTCGCAACATTTTGTGAAACCAACCGTCTGTGGCACACGAACTCTATGTTCAAAAAGCCTATGCACAAACGGTGGACTTTCGGCAAATACTGAAATACTACCTTGTGTTAATACTACTTTTGCTTGAATACTactattgctagaatactacctttgctagaatactactattgctagaatactGCCATTGCTAAAATACTACTTTTGTTGCTTAAATACtaccttttcagaaaattttatagttttattcattttttcattggaattcTTATTAAGTACTATTTCTGGtcagatattttgaataagaaataatTCACACAGCATTTTGTATTGTGTTAAGCACTAAAAGTGGCTTGAACGGTTTTATTTTGGGATCCAATAGGAGAGTATTAATTTGTAGTGAAATAGGTTTAAATTAAGCTGTGGACCGTTCTCACAAAAATACtccgatttcaaaaattgccaatttgtgattgaaatggttgtaaaacaacaataaactaattgcagaattcaaatatttcttcccAGAGTGAGGTTGTAAATACCCACACTTGTTCATAGTTTTACGACTACATATCGTctcctttttgttttgatgacACACAGTTATGGCTAACTGATTCAAACATATAGCTACTAAagtatttcactttcaaacacTATATCTACAAGCAAACATATTTGCTTATCAATATCAGCCATATTGGACACCTTAAAAACATATCCCATCTTCAAACTCTCACGATGGctgaagaaaaactttttttttttgaatttttcaagtttttttttaagtttaggTATTAATTTGCTCTGATTTATCAAGATATTAAACagctatttgattttttcatacaatCTGGTTTGTCGCCTATTGATGGCGCTCTGTTcataatcccaaaaaaaacttacaattagaaaagttattttcaactttgaacgGTGTTTACTCAAGAAActtaaaagttagaaaaaattaaacattgcAATACTGATAAACACACTACGAGCTACATTTCTGGTGTTAACCATTTTCCTGTATCTCTTCTGGTTTCTGAGCTACGTTGTGTTTATATACTCAGACgctgttaaaatttcatttcatacTATTCCAAACTCTAGCCTGTAgctcaaatttcagttgtcTAATAAAAATgctgtcaactgacaaaacattTGTCGCACTATTTGGCACATTTGGTTTACTGCGAATAATGTCAAATGGTGTATTCTTGCAGACTTATGTTCAATTTGAGACAAAAACAacataaattgtaaaatttcactCTTTCAGATTTCTTCACGGATACACAATGCGGATACGTAGAGAGAAGTTTTAATTGattaagaaataaaattattttcatataagtttttaattgtttctttaaaattatgctcaccattttttcgcaaactC
This is a stretch of genomic DNA from Caenorhabditis elegans chromosome V. It encodes these proteins:
- the argk-1 gene encoding arginine kinase (Confirmed by transcript evidence) — its product is MSSQIRGSKQHEDVDPVTIKKIEEAYVMLNGPDGAKCSSLLKKNLTKDVIEKLKTKSTKLGANLYDCIRSGVYCLDALVGVYAPDAEAYTLFAPLFDKIIEDYHGLGPDQKQPPVDLGEGKTKEFPPLDPKGKYIKSTRIRCGRSLNGYQFNPCLTEDNYLEMEEKVKKAFSEFSDEELKGTYYPLDGMSKDTQNQLIADHFLFKEGDRHLQYANACNFWPKGRGIFHNNKKTFLIWVNEEDHLRIISMQEGSDVGAVLERLIKGVRGIEKQVQFSRDDRLGWLTFCPTNLGSTVRASVHIALPKLSAREDFKQICDKLDLQLRGIHGEHSESEGGVYDISNRARLGLSEYEAVKKMYDGVKNLIEMEEKET
- the cth-1 gene encoding cystathionine gamma-lyase (Confirmed by transcript evidence) — translated: MSTTYKQDNPGEPKRYDYARGGNPTRDVLQKNLAALEGAKHCQAFSSGLAASSAVINLLNHGDHIVCSDDVYGGTIRYIRQIAVKKYGMEVDSVDLTDVQNLEKAIKPNTKMVWFESPSNPLLKVVDIAAVVQTAKRANPEIVVVVDNTFMTPYFQRPLSLGADIAVHSITKYINGHSDIIMGAAITNNDEFQQHLHFMQRAIGGVPSPFDCFLVNRGLKTLHVRMKAHFENALAIAKFLEAHDCIESVLYPALPSHPQHTVHVKQTKGMSGMISFYLKGELCQSRAFLSALKVFTLAESLGGCESLAELPSIMTHASVPSATRAELGITDNLIRISVGIEDLDDLIADLDQALKIAIPNV
- the cth-1 gene encoding cystathionine gamma-lyase (Confirmed by transcript evidence), with protein sequence MATFPHFGTDAVHVGQEPEQWDINQVVPPISMSTTYKQDNPGEPKRYDYARGGNPTRDVLQKNLAALEGAKHCQAFSSGLAASSAVINLLNHGDHIVCSDDVYGGTIRYIRQIAVKKYGMEVDSVDLTDVQNLEKAIKPNTKMVWFESPSNPLLKVVDIAAVVQTAKRANPEIVVVVDNTFMTPYFQRPLSLGADIAVHSITKYINGHSDIIMGAAITNNDEFQQHLHFMQRAIGGVPSPFDCFLVNRGLKTLHVRMKAHFENALAIAKFLEAHDCIESVLYPALPSHPQHTVHVKQTKGMSGMISFYLKGELCQSRAFLSALKVFTLAESLGGCESLAELPSIMTHASVPSATRAELGITDNLIRISVGIEDLDDLIADLDQALKIAIPNV